The stretch of DNA TGGCATTGAATGCTGAAAAGGGGTTTTCCAATAAAAACGTGGAGGTAAAAAACTCCTAATTTTATGAATATAGGAAGCGGTTCGAGGACTGTTGTGAGTGAATGGGGCCTGCCGATGGCGCGTTCAGGTGAGCGACTACAAATGTGTTGGCGCTATTTGGCGGCTAAATCGGACAGCTCCAACTCTTCGATTGGAGAGATTTTTTTATGGAATGAAAGTGAGAGAGCATTCATTCGCGTGAGACCCTATGAGTTTACGCCGGAGGAAGATGATGTGGCTAAGTCCGGAGTGGGAGTCTATACGGGTGCATTGAATCCTTGTGATCCTCATTTGAAAGTGAATAGTGTCTGTGTCCCAGTTTATTATGAAGCCGATATTTTCCTCCAAAAGTAAGTCCGCGATTTCAATCTGTCTCTCATCCTTCAACGGGAGGAGGATTTGGAAGTATCAACGGAAGTGTTTATTCGGCTGCGGTTGAAACAAGTTCAGAAGAGAGTGATCTGGGCGCTGGATCTTTATAGATTACAAGTCAAACCAGCCTGAAGCGAGATGAGTGTTGCAGTACTCACTTCGCTACGGTTTCGTTGCTGCTCTTGACTTAAATCGACCCCTTGAGGGCCTAAAGCAATGTGGAGGTCCTGAAGTTAATCAAGTAGATTTGAAGCTCGAAAGAGTGGGTCGGCAAAGGCATACGCATTTTCAGATGATCAAATTGTCGTCTGATTAATCTTTAGAAAAAAATTTGTCAAAATCTACGGGGGCCGGACATTCAATTATTTGTCCTACTATTTTAACGAAGGAACAATGCAAAAACATTCGTTGCAATTGGTACCGGTCGTGTATCATTCGATTGTATTTTAAGTCGCCATACCGAGGATCACCAATCAAGTGATGTTTAGCTAAGGCTGTGTGTTTTCGGATTTGATGTTGTCGCCCAGTAACCAACACAAATTTACAGAGAGAAAAATAACGGTTGGATCTCAGAACTTGAAATCTAGTCTCACAGGAAACCCTATCCTTAAAGGTGCCTTCAGGATTCCTACGACCCTCAGCTTTGTCCGTGAGAGGAGTAGTCCAAATGCCCTCACAAACATCGAGTTGGCCTCGAATAATACCAGTATAAATCTTTTCTACCTTTCTCCCTTGAAATTCATTGGCTAAATCTCTCGCACAATCCTTGGTCAATGCGATGAGCTGGATTCCACTTGTTTCCTTGTCGAGCCGGTGGACAGGAAATAGGAGAGAAATGCCCATTTCAGCTTCAATTGTTGACAATAAATTTTCTGTGTCTTCACAACTGTGGACAGATTTCCCTGTTCCTTTGTTTACGGCAAGAAAATCACTATTTCTAAATAGAATCTCTAATTTGCTCATAAGGCACAAAAAATGCCGCAAATATTTGAATTTGGCAACAAGGGCCGCATTTGACATTTGAGTCAAGACAACGATCCCCCATCTAATATGTCATTTGGCCCAAAATACAGCTACCTACTAACCGGGCACAAATAAATGCAACTAAGAAAAAAATTACTTGCAGTCCGGTACATCAAAGTGCTTCTTAAATAATAGCTTCTTTGCAGCGGCGTTACCGACGTCGCCTAAGACAGGTATTTCAAAGTGAAGAGACTGTTTAAAAGTCTTCGTTTCCCAGCGAATGCATTCGCCAAGTCCTTTGTTAGATCCCAAATCCTCCAGATCGGTACACACTTCCGTTTCATAACTCAATGGCAATCTGACGAGTCTTTTTCCATATTTGACGCATTCCAATTCCTGCACGTTTTCTTTGGTTGCGGGATGAGTGACATATGCTTCACAATAACTGATAGGTTCAATAGTTCGAATAAAATTATCTTTTTTGCACGTGTTGAGGAATCCGTGGC from Bdellovibrionales bacterium encodes:
- a CDS encoding RNA pseudouridine synthase; this translates as MSKLEILFRNSDFLAVNKGTGKSVHSCEDTENLLSTIEAEMGISLLFPVHRLDKETSGIQLIALTKDCARDLANEFQGRKVEKIYTGIIRGQLDVCEGIWTTPLTDKAEGRRNPEGTFKDRVSCETRFQVLRSNRYFSLCKFVLVTGRQHQIRKHTALAKHHLIGDPRYGDLKYNRMIHDRYQLQRMFLHCSFVKIVGQIIECPAPVDFDKFFSKD